From the genome of Geothrix sp. 21YS21S-4, one region includes:
- a CDS encoding alpha/beta hydrolase, translating to MRRRAWIGLGVLPLLAVGGFMAWKTRAVARELVDPPFYRPQPLARVEATYRGLAEGEGGDPGGTWSSEEVDGLQLWRLRRREPAPGVVLLLHGFGDDRWGTSPALKWFPNLDAAIFTYRRRDDALRAGGPAPAVTFGARESAEVVRMVHHLEATGTPRRRIVLMGRSLGASVGLLALAALEREGRGPLGGIVWEGAPASTRSFAERLVRGPRDRWWHVLAPAIGAMASAAAGRMGDYDPAETDLLQRAGPRFATSSLCFLATEDRLAPPAVQRALAARFASGRIIEVPTWHLHCADVLGPRYAEAIREATGQWFQNVEGGR from the coding sequence GTGAGGCGCCGGGCGTGGATCGGCCTGGGGGTGCTGCCCCTGCTGGCCGTCGGCGGCTTCATGGCCTGGAAAACGCGGGCCGTGGCCCGGGAGCTGGTGGATCCGCCCTTCTATCGCCCGCAGCCCCTGGCGCGGGTGGAAGCCACCTATCGCGGCCTCGCCGAAGGCGAAGGCGGCGATCCCGGCGGCACCTGGTCCTCCGAAGAGGTGGACGGCCTGCAGCTCTGGCGGCTGCGGCGGCGCGAGCCCGCTCCGGGCGTCGTGCTTCTGCTGCACGGCTTCGGGGACGACCGCTGGGGCACCAGTCCCGCGCTGAAGTGGTTCCCGAACCTCGACGCCGCCATCTTCACCTACCGCCGCCGGGACGACGCCCTGCGGGCCGGCGGACCGGCGCCGGCCGTCACCTTCGGAGCCCGGGAGTCCGCCGAAGTCGTGCGGATGGTCCACCACCTGGAGGCAACCGGAACGCCCCGCCGCCGCATCGTCCTGATGGGGCGTAGCCTCGGGGCCTCGGTGGGCCTGCTCGCGCTGGCAGCCCTGGAGCGCGAGGGACGCGGTCCCCTGGGCGGGATCGTGTGGGAAGGCGCGCCCGCCAGTACCCGGAGCTTCGCCGAACGGCTGGTCCGCGGCCCCCGGGACCGCTGGTGGCATGTCCTCGCGCCCGCCATCGGCGCCATGGCCAGCGCCGCCGCAGGTCGGATGGGGGATTACGATCCCGCGGAGACGGACCTTCTCCAGCGCGCGGGGCCGCGCTTCGCCACGTCCAGCCTGTGCTTCCTCGCCACCGAGGACCGCCTCGCGCCGCCCGCCGTCCAGCGGGCCCTGGCCGCCCGCTTCGCCTCGGGGCGCATCATCGAGGTCCCCACCTGGCACCTCCACTGCGCGGACGTCCTAGGGCCCCGCTACGCGGAGGCCATCCGCGAGGCCACGGGCCAGTGGTTCCAGAATGTCGAAGGGGGCCGCTGA
- a CDS encoding DUF1844 domain-containing protein, whose translation MSPSVPEASLKALMHLLAEQALMALGVPHPMMKEVPPANPAAARFYVDLLTVLKEKTEGARTESETRELDDLLYGLRMRVMDLKPAADVPADPK comes from the coding sequence ATGAGTCCTTCGGTACCGGAAGCCTCCCTGAAGGCTCTGATGCATCTGCTGGCGGAGCAGGCGCTCATGGCGCTGGGCGTCCCGCATCCGATGATGAAGGAAGTCCCTCCCGCAAACCCAGCGGCGGCGCGGTTCTACGTGGATCTGCTCACCGTTCTCAAGGAGAAGACCGAAGGCGCTCGCACGGAATCGGAGACCCGCGAACTGGACGATCTGTTGTACGGCCTCCGAATGCGAGTGATGGACCTGAAGCCGGCCGCGGACGTGCCCGCGGATCCGAAGTGA
- a CDS encoding carboxypeptidase-like regulatory domain-containing protein yields MRRLIVTLMLPAACMSIHAEQTGRISGKVVNKEGKPLAGAKVNLKRSDRNWTKDLMADKSGNFLQVGLEPKEFDMTVSAEGYVDYKEHIKIPLADVLIKNITLLTPAEARAQAPATGGQAVPEDPGAALDMEGREAFNLAIPLYNEGNYAEALPHIEKAYKTLMEAKDKLKDEQAKADLAPEILKIERVLGITMAQAGAKKEDAEPYLVKALERNPKDERVLLGLIQVSKAKADKVAEQKYTAQLETLQGPNPDVIYNKGVEAFNAGHTKEAKAQFHKTLEVDPKYAEAHYLLAMVEFGDNNLKGTKTHLEQYLELAPNGKNAATAKEMLKDPSLRRIK; encoded by the coding sequence ATGCGACGCCTCATAGTCACGCTCATGCTCCCCGCGGCCTGCATGTCCATCCATGCGGAACAGACGGGCCGGATCTCCGGAAAAGTCGTCAACAAGGAAGGCAAGCCCTTGGCTGGCGCGAAAGTGAATCTCAAGCGGTCGGATCGGAACTGGACCAAGGATCTGATGGCCGACAAGAGCGGCAACTTCCTGCAGGTGGGCCTCGAACCCAAAGAGTTCGATATGACCGTAAGCGCGGAAGGCTACGTCGACTACAAGGAGCACATCAAGATCCCGCTCGCCGACGTCCTCATCAAGAACATCACCCTCCTGACTCCCGCCGAAGCCCGTGCCCAGGCTCCCGCCACCGGCGGTCAGGCCGTCCCCGAGGATCCCGGCGCGGCCCTGGACATGGAAGGCCGCGAAGCCTTCAACCTGGCCATTCCCCTCTACAACGAGGGCAACTACGCCGAGGCCCTCCCCCACATCGAAAAGGCCTACAAGACCCTGATGGAAGCCAAGGACAAGCTGAAGGACGAACAGGCCAAAGCGGATCTGGCGCCGGAAATCCTCAAGATCGAGCGCGTTCTCGGGATCACCATGGCCCAGGCGGGCGCCAAGAAGGAAGACGCCGAGCCCTACCTCGTGAAAGCTCTGGAGCGGAATCCCAAGGACGAGCGGGTGCTCCTCGGACTCATCCAGGTGAGCAAGGCGAAGGCGGACAAGGTCGCCGAGCAGAAGTACACCGCGCAGCTCGAAACTCTCCAGGGCCCCAACCCCGACGTGATCTACAACAAGGGCGTGGAGGCATTCAACGCCGGGCACACGAAGGAAGCCAAGGCCCAGTTCCACAAGACCCTCGAGGTGGATCCCAAATACGCCGAGGCCCACTACCTCCTCGCCATGGTCGAATTCGGGGACAACAACCTGAAGGGCACCAAGACCCACCTGGAGCAGTACCTGGAGCTGGCGCCCAACGGCAAGAACGCCGCCACCGCCAAGGAGATGCTGAAGGATCCCTCGCTGAGGCGGATCAAGTAG
- a CDS encoding CsgG/HfaB family protein, with protein sequence MRIRKLLLALLAAVAVATPAFAQKKLSKADKAKLPRIAILDFKAAPDAWHGWRFGGWGNQMGTISNQLRDLFTTEIVEKGRNKIRVIERERLAEIREELHFQQSGEVDTATVQKIGKLLGVKYVMTGKVTRFAYKESGFGTGWGVGALVGRVTGDGMAGAVAGSVNVKKASFTGRLDIRLIEVETGEILGAWKDEDKLSDTSVKVAGTGAEVQYDEELVNKVFEPIVERLTPKVLRATVAADEDE encoded by the coding sequence ATGCGCATCCGCAAGCTGCTCCTCGCCCTGCTGGCCGCCGTCGCCGTGGCGACTCCCGCGTTCGCGCAGAAGAAGCTGTCCAAGGCCGACAAGGCCAAGCTTCCCCGCATCGCGATCCTGGACTTCAAGGCCGCTCCCGATGCCTGGCACGGCTGGCGCTTCGGCGGGTGGGGCAACCAGATGGGCACCATCTCCAATCAGCTGCGCGACCTGTTCACCACCGAGATCGTCGAGAAGGGGCGGAACAAGATCCGCGTCATCGAGCGCGAGCGCTTGGCCGAGATCCGCGAAGAGCTGCACTTCCAGCAGAGCGGCGAAGTGGACACCGCCACCGTCCAGAAGATCGGCAAGCTGCTCGGCGTGAAGTACGTGATGACCGGCAAGGTCACCCGCTTCGCCTACAAGGAGAGCGGATTCGGCACCGGCTGGGGCGTGGGCGCGCTGGTGGGCCGCGTGACCGGCGATGGCATGGCCGGGGCCGTGGCGGGCAGCGTGAACGTCAAGAAGGCCTCCTTCACCGGCCGCCTGGATATTCGCCTGATCGAGGTGGAGACCGGCGAGATCCTGGGCGCCTGGAAGGACGAGGACAAGCTCTCGGACACCAGCGTGAAGGTGGCGGGAACGGGCGCCGAGGTGCAGTACGACGAGGAGCTGGTGAACAAGGTGTTCGAGCCCATCGTGGAGCGGCTCACGCCCAAGGTGCTGCGGGCCACCGTGGCCGCCGACGAGGACGAATAG
- a CDS encoding exodeoxyribonuclease III: protein MRFYSWNVNGFRSVLKKGFMDWLEVAEPDALSLQEIRCEWEEADLGVRRQIESAYDVCWFPATSKKGYAGAATLTKKELGFTHTKGLGIGHYDAEGRMIVSRKDNLVLIAGYFPNASQGLVRLPFKREFAKDLTAFVAKHHAAGDHVILTGDMNVAPEEIDLARPRDNVKNPGFTPEEREDFKLYLGAGLVDVLRERNPGVPGLYTWWTARGGARERNVGWRIDLFLASRPLLERIKDVRIHADVLGSDHCPISLELD, encoded by the coding sequence ATGCGCTTCTACAGCTGGAACGTGAACGGTTTCCGGTCGGTCCTGAAGAAGGGCTTCATGGACTGGCTGGAGGTCGCGGAGCCCGACGCCCTGTCGCTCCAGGAGATCCGTTGCGAATGGGAGGAGGCCGATCTCGGCGTTCGCCGCCAGATCGAGAGCGCCTACGACGTCTGCTGGTTCCCGGCCACGAGCAAGAAGGGCTACGCCGGCGCCGCCACGCTGACCAAGAAGGAGCTGGGCTTCACCCACACCAAAGGGCTGGGCATCGGCCACTATGACGCCGAGGGCCGGATGATCGTGTCGCGGAAGGACAACCTCGTCCTCATCGCCGGGTACTTTCCCAACGCCTCCCAGGGGCTGGTCCGCCTGCCGTTCAAGCGCGAGTTCGCCAAGGACCTCACCGCCTTCGTCGCCAAGCACCACGCCGCCGGCGACCACGTGATCCTCACCGGCGACATGAACGTGGCGCCGGAGGAGATCGATCTGGCCCGGCCGCGGGACAACGTCAAGAATCCCGGGTTCACGCCGGAGGAGCGGGAGGACTTCAAGCTCTACCTGGGCGCGGGGCTGGTGGACGTGCTGCGGGAGCGGAATCCTGGCGTGCCCGGTCTCTACACGTGGTGGACGGCCCGCGGCGGCGCCCGGGAGCGGAACGTGGGGTGGCGGATCGACCTCTTCCTCGCCAGCCGGCCCTTGCTGGAACGAATCAAGGACGTGCGGATCCACGCGGACGTTCTGGGTTCGGACCACTGCCCCATCAGCCTCGAACTGGACTGA
- a CDS encoding peptidylprolyl isomerase: MTRVLFQTDKGDINLELFPKEAPGTVANFVKLIESGFYDGLAFHRVIPDFVIQGGCPNTKAGASGMPGTGGPGWKIKCETAGNPHQHKLGAVSMAHAGKDTGGSQFFVVNGDRRNVAHLDGVHTVFGQCASDEDIKVVQAIKPNDRILKATVVEA; encoded by the coding sequence ATGACCCGCGTGCTGTTCCAGACCGACAAGGGCGACATCAACCTGGAGCTTTTCCCCAAGGAAGCCCCGGGCACCGTGGCGAACTTCGTCAAGCTCATCGAATCCGGCTTCTACGACGGCCTGGCCTTCCACCGCGTGATCCCGGACTTCGTCATCCAGGGCGGCTGCCCCAACACCAAGGCCGGCGCCTCGGGGATGCCCGGCACCGGCGGCCCCGGCTGGAAGATCAAGTGCGAGACGGCTGGTAATCCCCACCAGCACAAGCTGGGCGCCGTCTCCATGGCCCACGCCGGGAAGGATACCGGCGGCAGCCAGTTCTTCGTGGTCAACGGCGACCGCCGGAACGTAGCGCACCTGGACGGCGTCCACACCGTGTTCGGCCAGTGCGCGTCCGACGAGGACATCAAGGTCGTCCAGGCCATCAAGCCCAATGATCGGATCCTCAAAGCCACCGTGGTGGAAGCCTAG
- a CDS encoding HU family DNA-binding protein, giving the protein MEAMETLTKADLSRHLMERLELGKKDADLLVNTFLESIVESLKTGEGVELRGFGSFRLRDRRARQGRNPRSGESIQVPPKRVVYFKLGKELRSKLIDE; this is encoded by the coding sequence ATGGAAGCGATGGAGACCCTCACCAAGGCTGACCTGTCCAGACACTTGATGGAGCGCCTGGAACTGGGGAAGAAGGATGCCGATCTCCTCGTGAACACGTTCCTGGAGAGCATCGTCGAATCGCTGAAGACGGGCGAGGGCGTGGAGTTGCGCGGCTTCGGCAGCTTCCGCCTCCGCGACCGCCGCGCCCGCCAGGGCCGCAATCCCCGCAGCGGCGAGAGCATCCAGGTGCCGCCGAAGCGCGTGGTCTATTTCAAGCTGGGCAAGGAGCTCCGGAGCAAGCTGATCGACGAGTAG
- the metG gene encoding methionine--tRNA ligase produces MSKPFYITTPIYYVNDRPHIGHTYTTVLADVIARFHRMRGEDVRFLTGTDEHGQKVEKAAAARGITPKQLADEVVANYTDLWARMGMTHFRFIRTTDEDHRAQVQRLFKRLLDKGDIYKATYKGLYSVSDEAYVTETQAKELQAQGLAHQLVELEEETYFFRLSAYQDRLLEYYAAHPEFVQPDFRFNEVKRFVEGGLQDLSISRTSISWGIPVPGDEKHVIYVWFDALLNYLTGCPANGWPPDLQLVGKDILRFHAVYWPAFLMAAGMLQPTTILAHGWWLMGEDKMSKSKGNVVRPDTLLKFGNDALRFYFMRDMQVGHDRAFGFDGFIDRLNADLANGLGNLASRTLSMIQRYRGGVVPLPSVLDDLDREMAKGLLEVFPEYLEKARANDFHGALDALWTYLRALDGYIVKAEPWKLAKDPVNDPKLDAVLAILYRALRATALLVAPVMPELAQALWESLGHATKVAEKTFHGFALDGPAVGPIGEPRPLFQRIDKEKEMSELETSATAPAEVKPALDVPAIRETVDADTFFQVDLRVGRILEAERVPKSDKLIKMKVDIGLEQRTIVGGIGKAYEPADLLEKLVVVVANLAPRKLMGIESHGMLLAASDNASKPYLVAPPSDAQPGFLVK; encoded by the coding sequence GTGTCCAAGCCCTTCTACATCACCACGCCCATCTACTACGTCAACGACCGGCCCCACATCGGGCATACGTACACCACGGTGCTGGCGGACGTCATCGCCCGGTTCCACCGGATGCGCGGGGAGGACGTGCGCTTTCTGACGGGCACCGACGAGCACGGCCAGAAGGTCGAGAAGGCCGCCGCGGCGCGCGGGATCACGCCCAAGCAGCTGGCCGACGAGGTGGTGGCCAATTACACCGACCTGTGGGCGCGGATGGGGATGACCCACTTCCGGTTCATCCGCACCACGGACGAGGACCACCGCGCGCAGGTCCAGCGCCTCTTCAAGCGCCTGCTCGACAAGGGCGACATCTACAAGGCCACCTACAAGGGCCTCTACTCGGTGAGCGACGAGGCCTACGTCACCGAGACCCAGGCCAAGGAGCTGCAGGCCCAGGGCCTGGCCCACCAACTGGTGGAGCTGGAGGAGGAGACCTACTTCTTCCGCCTCAGCGCCTACCAGGACCGACTGCTGGAGTACTACGCCGCGCATCCGGAATTCGTGCAGCCGGACTTTCGCTTCAACGAGGTCAAGCGCTTCGTGGAAGGTGGGCTCCAGGACCTGTCCATCAGCCGCACCAGCATCAGTTGGGGCATTCCTGTCCCGGGCGACGAGAAGCACGTCATCTACGTCTGGTTCGACGCCCTGCTGAACTACCTGACCGGCTGTCCCGCCAACGGCTGGCCGCCGGACCTGCAGCTGGTCGGAAAGGACATCCTCCGGTTCCACGCCGTCTACTGGCCGGCCTTCCTGATGGCCGCGGGAATGCTCCAGCCGACGACGATCCTGGCCCACGGCTGGTGGCTGATGGGCGAGGACAAGATGTCCAAGAGCAAGGGGAACGTGGTGCGGCCCGACACCCTGCTGAAGTTCGGGAACGACGCGCTCCGCTTCTACTTCATGCGCGACATGCAGGTGGGCCACGACCGCGCCTTCGGGTTCGACGGCTTCATCGATCGTCTCAACGCGGATCTCGCCAACGGCCTGGGCAACCTCGCCTCGCGCACGTTGAGTATGATCCAGCGCTACCGTGGCGGCGTGGTCCCTCTGCCTTCGGTCCTGGACGATCTGGACCGCGAGATGGCGAAGGGCCTGTTGGAGGTCTTCCCCGAATACCTGGAGAAGGCCCGGGCCAATGACTTCCATGGCGCGCTGGACGCGCTGTGGACCTATCTGCGCGCCCTGGACGGCTACATTGTCAAGGCCGAGCCCTGGAAGCTGGCCAAGGATCCTGTCAACGACCCCAAGCTGGATGCCGTCCTGGCGATCCTCTACCGCGCGCTTCGCGCCACGGCGCTGCTCGTGGCTCCCGTGATGCCCGAACTGGCGCAGGCCCTGTGGGAGTCCCTGGGCCACGCGACGAAGGTGGCGGAGAAGACCTTCCACGGCTTCGCCCTCGACGGTCCGGCCGTCGGTCCCATCGGCGAGCCCCGGCCCCTGTTCCAGCGCATCGACAAGGAGAAGGAAATGAGCGAGCTTGAGACCTCTGCGACCGCACCGGCCGAGGTGAAACCCGCGCTGGACGTGCCCGCGATCCGGGAGACCGTGGATGCGGACACCTTCTTCCAGGTGGACCTGCGCGTGGGCAGGATCCTCGAAGCGGAGCGCGTCCCCAAGAGCGACAAGCTCATCAAGATGAAGGTGGACATCGGCCTCGAGCAGCGCACCATCGTGGGCGGAATCGGCAAGGCCTACGAGCCCGCCGACCTGCTGGAGAAGCTGGTCGTCGTCGTGGCGAACCTGGCGCCCCGCAAGCTGATGGGCATCGAGAGCCACGGGATGCTGCTCGCCGCCAGCGACAACGCCAGCAAGCCCTACCTGGTCGCGCCGCCGAGCGACGCCCAGCCCGGGTTCCTGGTGAAGTGA
- a CDS encoding 2Fe-2S iron-sulfur cluster-binding protein, producing MARTRRADRVVGGRGTLMARCLAASLPVASACSGRGACARCMVTVLEGATCLSAPRLRERRALARNLAEPDQRLSCQCRVADPGGSILVTTGYW from the coding sequence GTGGCCCGCACCCGCCGGGCGGATCGCGTCGTGGGCGGACGGGGAACCCTGATGGCGCGCTGTTTGGCGGCGAGTCTCCCCGTGGCGTCCGCCTGCTCGGGCCGCGGCGCCTGTGCCCGCTGCATGGTCACGGTGCTAGAAGGCGCGACCTGCCTCAGCGCCCCGCGCCTGCGGGAACGGCGCGCCCTCGCGCGGAATCTCGCCGAGCCGGACCAGCGCCTCAGCTGCCAGTGCCGGGTCGCCGATCCGGGAGGATCCATCCTCGTGACCACGGGCTACTGGTGA
- a CDS encoding DNA-3-methyladenine glycosylase I: MGDGRQRCGWAGTDPLYIAYHDEEWGVPVHDDRRLFEFLILEGAQAGLSWITVLRKREAYRTAFLGFDPARVAALTDGDLEALLLDPGIVRNRLKVFSARDNARAFLAVQREFGSFDAFLWSFVGGGPRLNRPATLAEVPAVSPEAEALSKALKKRGFRFVGPTIMYAFMQAVGMVDDHVSDCWRRAGRGPR; encoded by the coding sequence ATGGGCGACGGAAGACAGCGCTGCGGGTGGGCGGGCACCGATCCGCTCTATATCGCGTATCACGATGAGGAGTGGGGCGTTCCGGTCCACGACGATCGCCGGCTCTTCGAGTTCCTGATCCTGGAAGGCGCGCAGGCGGGGCTGAGCTGGATCACCGTCCTGCGGAAGCGGGAAGCCTACCGCACAGCCTTCCTGGGCTTCGATCCGGCGCGGGTGGCGGCGCTGACGGATGGCGATCTGGAGGCCCTTCTGCTGGATCCCGGGATCGTCCGGAACCGCTTGAAGGTCTTCTCCGCCCGGGACAACGCCCGCGCCTTCCTCGCGGTGCAGCGGGAGTTCGGCAGCTTCGACGCCTTCCTGTGGTCCTTCGTCGGGGGCGGTCCCCGGCTCAACCGTCCCGCGACGCTGGCGGAGGTCCCCGCGGTGTCGCCCGAAGCCGAAGCCCTCAGCAAGGCGCTCAAGAAAAGGGGATTCCGCTTCGTGGGCCCCACGATTATGTACGCCTTCATGCAGGCCGTGGGCATGGTGGATGACCACGTCTCGGACTGCTGGAGGCGGGCCGGCCGCGGCCCGCGCTAG
- a CDS encoding arsenate reductase family protein yields the protein MKPVLWMKSSCTTCRNARAKLAELGIDVEVRDYFKRPLEAAELEALLPTDPAPMLGTKSPKYKELGLKDRPLTKAEAIALMVADNNLLKRPILVHPKGVVIGFDPAAYAALLS from the coding sequence GTGAAGCCCGTGCTGTGGATGAAGTCGAGCTGCACCACCTGCCGGAACGCCCGCGCCAAACTGGCGGAGCTGGGGATCGACGTGGAGGTGCGGGACTACTTCAAGCGGCCCCTGGAAGCCGCGGAACTGGAAGCGCTGCTGCCTACCGATCCCGCGCCGATGCTGGGGACGAAGAGCCCCAAGTACAAGGAGCTGGGGCTGAAGGACCGGCCCCTCACCAAGGCCGAGGCCATCGCGCTGATGGTGGCGGACAACAACCTGCTCAAGCGGCCCATCCTCGTGCATCCCAAGGGCGTGGTGATCGGCTTCGATCCCGCGGCCTACGCCGCCCTGCTTTCCTGA